The Flavobacterium faecale genome has a segment encoding these proteins:
- a CDS encoding DUF962 domain-containing protein has translation MKTLDQWFEEYAVSHQNPKNKAIHYICVPAIFFSIVGLLMSIPSSSIAQLTNLNVPFIENWAGVVLIFVLLFYLRLSVMMAVRIAVFSLLCLIANFYIGQLVPLWMFSVGLFAVAWIGQFYGHNIEGKKPSFLKDIQFLMIGPAWVLQNLFSKKHIQ, from the coding sequence ATGAAAACATTAGATCAATGGTTTGAAGAGTATGCAGTAAGTCATCAAAACCCCAAAAACAAAGCGATTCATTATATATGTGTACCCGCTATTTTCTTCTCAATAGTTGGATTATTGATGAGTATACCAAGTAGCTCAATAGCACAGTTGACGAATCTCAATGTACCATTTATCGAAAATTGGGCGGGGGTTGTTTTGATTTTTGTATTGCTTTTTTACCTACGACTGTCAGTGATGATGGCGGTGCGAATTGCAGTTTTTTCTTTACTATGCCTGATTGCTAATTTCTACATTGGGCAACTAGTGCCACTTTGGATGTTTTCGGTAGGACTTTTTGCCGTTGCTTGGATTGGGCAATTTTATGGTCACAATATTGAAGGTAAGAAGCCTTCTTTCCTAAAAGATATTCAGTTTCTGATGATCGGGCCTGCTTGGGTGTTGCAAAATTTATTTTCAAAAAAACACATTCAATAA